The nucleotide window CCGAGCGACACGTACCCTTTTCGTACCCGTTCTGTGTTTCGTCGAGACAATCACTCGTAACTGCGCTCGCGTGCGATTACTCAAAACTTACACGCTTCCGGTGATACTTCGAGTCTCATTTATTGGTATTTTATTACGATTCCTTCCCTGGACGCGACGACTCTCTTCGTTCTTTCACGGTCTCCGTTCCAATCCTCTTcaattaatctctctctctctctctgcgggtAGTTTGTCCACGCGACTCCGTCCAGTGCCGCCAGATCTGAGGGTAGGGGGAAGACATCGATCCGCCGCATGCATTACCGGCCACGCGACCGGATCTAGTGGCGGGGGATCCCCGCCCGCCGATCGCTGCCATGGGCGATTTCGAAGAGCCGACGGGCGGGGAACTGGAGGTAGTGGTGGTCTAGCTAGGGTTCTTGATTTGGCTCGGGATGGCGCCCGCCACCGCGGCGTCCGGAGGGAGCTGGGTTGAGTCGGATAGCGGCATGTCCTCCGATAACATCAAGGGTTTGGTCCTCGCGTTGTCCTCGAGCTTCTTCATCGGTGCCAGTTTTATCGTCAAGAAGAAGGGGTTGAAGAAGGCTGCCGCTTCCGGTGTCAGAGCAGGTCAGAAAAGTATCGATTTTTTGTGCTCTGCAATCAAAGCATGTTTAACAAAGAAATCGGTGTTACAATCAACAGATCAACAAGCCGAGTACTCAAAACAGAAAATATTGTAAGGACTGTGCAGTTTTGAGTACTCAACATcgaattctttgttaaacatgctTTGTTTCTTCCCTCTTCTCTGTTTTCAGGTGCCTTTCATTCCTTTTCCCTACGCTATTCGGCAATCTATACTGTGTAATGTCGGTGATATGTTGTTTCTGGAGAAACGCAAATCGgtgctttattttattttaatagattTAACGACGCCACTTGTCAATTATGAAGCTAAATCTGGGAAAATAGATCTGCTTGAGGACTAAAAAGGATGTAGGAAGCCTGTTTCATAGAGATCATGTTGGACAATGCTTCTGGTAGTAGATATCAgcaatttaattgtgtttctgaAATTCCATTCTACATCACAAACTGAAATGGGTTGTATTTTCAAAAGGAAAAAAACCATAGAAtgtgaaaaaatatataaataaatagataaggCAATGTTatattcaaaaaattaaaaagataggCCCGAGGAGTGTTAAAAAAACCATAGAATATGATGACACCGATGCAGGGTCTGAGGAGTGTTAAAAATATGCAATCTTACCATTCTTAGCAAAGTTGTGATATCTATGACACAAAGCCTGGTCATCCAAGTTGTAAGAGAGCAATCTTAGCAGTTGTCATAACACCAAGACTTGAATCtacaaattacatatatgataatttAGTGCAAATATGCATCAGCGATTATGCCCATGAAGTGAAATTAATCCTTTAATGATTGGTTATGGCGTTATGCTCGAGAAACAGTTAAAAAATTTGTGAATTTAACTCTCCATGTGTGAAGCACATTTGAAATAGGATTATGGATATGATGTTGATGTCGTTCTGTTGAATGCAGTCTTTCTTAATCTGACTATTCAAATCAAGGAACTAAAAATACACGTCTATTTGAAGATTATAGGTTTCATTGACATTCTAATACCTACTCTTGCTTCTAATTTCAGAATTCTGCAAGACCATCTAAAGTCAGTTCTATAAAAACATCATATGCATATAGTCTGGAATGAAGATAACTCTTCTGACCACTGAGGCACTGACAACAATATCCCACCTTAACTGTGAATCACAGTGCTGTTTGCATTTTCAGTAACTAGCAATTTTGTTTTAATAATTGGACGCTTCTAATCAACCAACTTCCACTTGCTTGATTTCTAATTTGAGTTCCCTCCCTTTTTTTATTAGAGCTACATTTGCACAAGTTCTTCCCCAAGACAAAAAAGCATATAAGTGGTGTACTTTTACTTCACACGCGATTGTACATGATTGTTTAGTAATGTTTGACTTAGAAGAGGAAATTAAACACATCTTGGGACAAAAAGAATGGTTTCAATTTCTTAGAGAGGGGACAGTTCTTCTATAGCTCTAAGACAGAATCATGGATCTGGAAGAGTCACAAGTGGTAGATAGTGCGACTTGTCAACCTGGGGAACTTGTTGCAAGAAGTACATAGTGGGATTTATAGGTATATTTGTCCAGAATAAGAAAACCTTCTTTCTTGTTATTCCTACATGGATTATTTAGAATAGAATCAAGCAAATTGGAGAATAAATTATGTCCTTCACATTTCTTAGCCAGACAGGGGACATTTCTTGCCACATAAGGCTATAGGACTGTTGTAACTTTGTGTCTCTTTGTCTCGATCAAAATATTACAGATACAAATATTGGAGTATGATTGTCATGTTGGTGATGATGGTACTAGGACTCACATTTTTGCTGCATGTTACCTGTATCTAGTTTTACTCGGCATAATTAAATTGCAATAGTTGCTTTCGTCATTTGTCTTATGCAATTATATGATTGCTTTCTTATTCTTTAGTTGCATAATATTATCAAAAACTTCTAAATGTTGTTGTTTTTTTACTTCACAACAGGAGCAGGTGGTTATTCATACTTGTATGAACCACTGTGGTGGGCAGGCATGATAGCAAGTGAGTACTTACCGATTGCATTTAGAAAGTTTTCATTTTAATTTGTTGGTGACGGTCATTGGTTTCTGTTTTCTTAATTGGTTTTGGGACATTTAGGTGCATAGGGAGTacctttgatgctaaaaattggGTTCCTATGTCTTATCTCAAACATATTGAGCCCTCTAGATGATATTGCATAAGTTTCAAGTGTATGACTATTAGTTAGCTGTATCATTCTAGAAGCTACCTTTTCCTATTCTGAACTCTGTCCATATTTTATTAACAGATCCAAAAGGTGCATTGCCTAATAATTTTTTCTGTATTACAGTGCTTGATGTAAATTATGTTAAATTTTATGATGTTAGAATTAAATTTCTCGGAGGCTTGAATCATTATTCTATTCTGAGAGGAGCTTTGTCACCAATTTTTATTGAGCTCTATTTATGTATAAGTCTATGGGATTGAGAAGGTTGCATCTGGCATCTGTTCCACACTGAtaacatttattttctcttttactTAGGATAGGCTCTTATGTTCCGTGAGATGGGGCTCAAATTTCATATCATTAAAATGTTTATAATATGTCGTTATTAGTTGCAATGTACAATAAGATACTTTTAACTTAAAACATCTTTGTTTTCTATTATTCCTCAAGTGTTCTTGGTTTATTATTTGGTAATGGCTTTTTCATAGGGACAGGAATGAGAACTAAAAAATTTGTCTGATTCAACAGTGGTTGTTGGGGAAGTTGCTAACTTTGCAGCATATGCATTTGCTCCAGCTATTCTGGTCACTCCTCTTGGTGCTCTTAGCATAATCATCAGGCATGACCTCAAATAACATGAGACAATCTGTTGATTTATTTTATCCAGTTAATATATACAAAGTATTCTTTTCCACAGTGCTGTACTTGCACATATCATTTTAAGGGAAAGGCTACATATATTTGGCATTTTTGGCTGCATTCTCTGTGTTGTGGGATCCACAACAATTGTTCTCCATGCCCCTCAGGAGCGTGAGATCGAGTCTGTAACGGAAGTCTGGGATTTGGCAACTGAACCAGGTACCAAccgttttttctctttctttttctcagtTCAAACAAAGAGGCATATATTTCCATATATTTGTTTATTGGAGCGCTTATAAAAACAACTAAGATGTGGTTCATGTTCTCTGCAGCTTTTCTATTGTATGCAACAACCGTGCTTGTAGCAGCCTTTATGCTTATATTCCATTTCGTCCCTCGATATGGGCAAACACATATAATGGTCTATATTGGTGTTTGCTCTCTTGTAGGGTCTCTCTCGGTATGAAGCTTATGGttgatattttaatatttgttctgaactatgaaagaaaaatacatGTTCTTCTTGTTCTTGATTGAGCAGGTTATGAGTGTTAAGGCTCTTGGAATTGCTCTGAAGTTGACATTTTCAGGAATGAACCAGTTGGTTTATTCCCAAACCTGGGTATTCATGATCATAGTAATTGCATGTATCATTACCCAAATGAACTATCTGAACAAGGTACAGACTTTCTTTTGTCAATGTGGCCGTATTACATCAGTCATAtaagaaattttcactattttatgCTTGTGGTTAGATGCTTTCCTACATTTTATCTgacaagaaattaaaaaaaaccttGAGAACTGGTCTTCAATTCCTAGACTTAAGCTGGCATTATGAAATTGATTCTTTTTCTGCTCAGTAAGTTTTGTGCTGACTTAAACAACTTACATTTGACTCTATATTAACAATATGAAATGCTGAAATGCTGGTATGCTATTTCCAAACTACATAAAAGTATTCTGACTTTTTGAGTATAACTAAAgatgaatatttcatattttctttAATGATAAGGAGATCTGACCTTACTGATTTTTAATGGTGAATTTCACAATCCATATTTGGATCAACTAAATATTGGCCAATCCTACGAACTGTGTATTACACGCTACCTTATTCTCAAAGAACCAGACTAGTTGTCAGTGTAACCATATCTtgacaatttttttttctatgtggGCCTTGTTCATTTTAATTGTTTGTCAAAATTATATCAGCTACAAAATATTATTTTCTCTTATCCAAGTTAAGCTTTAAGGTAGTTTTTATCTGGAGGTTAAGTTATTTGGTGGTTTATCTTGCAAAACACGATAGAGTTACACTGTAATTCAGTCAACACAAGCTAATCCAGCTGACACAGGATACTATAAACATTTGGAGAAGATGGAATAAGTTAACATTCATCTCTTCATGTCACCTGTCTATCCTTAACATGACCcttttcttattttttctctACCTCTAGTTAGATAACTTTCACACAGACAAGCTATCATTATCTACCAAACAACATTTATTTTCAGcaatcaaagaaaagaaaacttagCCTAATTAACTATATTGAGTTCCACTAACCCAATTATTTTAACCATGAACCGAAGACAGCTGACTTCCAGAATCTCCTTGTAGAAACCAACCATATTCTTAATTTTTGTAATTCCATCTTCACATTTGGGTGTTACTAACTTGGCTACCCTTATGTTCGTTCTGCAAACCTTCCTCTAGAATTCCacctcataataaaatcatattccCGTGTAATTGGCAACAGGACATCATGTGTAACAAGAATGCAAGTTCGTTGTCTTGGGTTGTACCAGTAATTTTATATTACTAAAGGCTGAAGTGAGGCCTTTGACTACCGGAGAACAATGCCCATGCAGTGCTAGCCTATTTGCCTTGTGAGTTAAATGTTCTCCATTGACTGCAACAaaaatgtgtttctcgatttcCCATGATATAAAACAGCACATAGTTCCCCTTTTAGCGAACTGTCTTTCATATAGCTAATGACAATGATATCTAGATTCTTAGCTTTTTCCAAGTATCTCTTTGGTTGAAGCTTCAGCTATGTGAGTTTTTGTAGCTTTTAATCTTCTTAGTATGGGACAACAAAAACTTGAAAAACAAAGAAGTTGTTCATACTGAGACAAGCCAAATTCATGCTAAAACAAGTAGATATCTGTTTCAGTGTTCTATTGCAGTTTGTTAGGCTAGTAGCACAGGATCTTTATGCCAATTTTTTGAATGTTGAAAATAATTTAACGGATTAGTAGCAGAATGTCACAGCCTAATGCAGGACAATCTCAAAATGTCCCACATCACAGCCTATAGAAAAAGCATGTGAACTTATTTTTGAAACTTCTTCTCGATCTTCTTTTTGTATCAAATAATCTTCCAGACATTCCTATGGTAGCTTTTCTTAATGGTCTACATCAAATTCACAGTCAACCACCAAACTATTATACATAATTTTGCAATTGTTTGTGTTAGTATTCTGTGGATTTTAAGGTGATTTTAGATGTATCTTATAAGAGACCTAATGCCCAGCTGGCATGTAACTGTTGTTGTTTATTGTTTACCTTTTGCAGTTTAACTTCCTGTTCACTCATTTTAGCTTAATTACCATGCAAATGTACCAGTAATAGTTGTTTAATTGATGATGGACTAGAAATTTAAAATACAACTATTTTCATCTTCAGCTACCGGCAGTTTGTTCTCTCTGAAGCCTAATACTTTTGTCCTTGCTTAATTTTGTTCTCAGGCACTTGATACATTTAACACAGCTGTTGTATCACCCATATACTATGTGATGTTTACATCATTAACCATTTTGGCTAGTGTGATTATGTTCAAGGTAACTACTCTTATATGACTTATTGGCATCTTTGTTGTCTGATTGTCATTCAAATGATTGTGGTTTAATCATTATTGCATAATGACATTACATAAATATAACAGTTGAAAAATGAAGTAAGCATCAATAAATCATCCTTACCCTGTCTAAATTGTTTAGGGAGAAAAGGTGGAGCTCAATATTGAGAATAGTTCAGATACTGGATGTGTTTTGGCTTTTCATCTAAGAACGTACATAATTGCAAACAACTAATATTTGTCTACATGTTTTTTCATTTACCTTTTTGTTTTGTATTATATCTTTTATGAGTTTGATTGCGTTAAATTACTAAACCATGAGGTTGCAACTAAGACATAGTTGCATGTATATCTTTAATAAGACCTTGAATTTACCAAGATACAGTTGGAAGGAAAGAAGAGGAGTGTCCTTTAGTATCATAGCAAGAAGGAAGATTTCAATCAAATTCTAGCCAGAATGGCAAACATGTGGAGGATTATCTTGTGGTTGAGTTCTGAGCAAAATGGAATATTTTTGCAATGATATTGATGCAAACAACATCCTTTTATTCCTGGTGCAATCGAAAGGCAATTTGACGAGAAAACTCCATTGTGTTAGTTAAGCACAACAGAAAGAGATGAAGATAACACATAAATATAAATCagagggaaaaagaagaagaaagtgagtAACAGAAATGGaaagaattaaaaattaaaactGACAAGAAAGTCTCTAGGCTAGTgtcattttttttcttcatatgaATTAATCTTGTAATTATGTTTCTTTGCATCCATAggataataattattttcaaatcaaAGGACAATGTGCACCCTGTATCCTTGATATAGTTCCTGTTTGCAATTATGAGTAACTAGTCTTGTATTTCATGTTAATGAACAGATCTATTACTATTATCACTGCAAATATTTGAAACCTTTCCTAATTGCCAATAGGATTTGCAAGAAAAGACTACAACCACTACTAATGCAACACATCTGATCATCTGATATTGTAAATTTAACCTATGATTTGTAGGATTTGCCGTGCACCGAATGATAATCAATTTTATGTGCAATAGTTTGTGTAATCTGAATGCAACCGAATGGATATTTAATTCTGAAAGCAACCCTATATATTCCATGAAAATGATGAGACTCTAAATGTTTCTGATTGTGAAATTATTCGACTCAGTTAGACCCGAGTTGTTGATACTGTTAATGTTGAAGGTGATCCGATGAATTAATGGTGTTTCGGACAATCTTATGCTTCTTCTGGCAGGATTGGGATCGACAAGATCCCACACAGATCGTCACAGAGATGGGTGGCTTCATCACAATTCTTTCCGGGACATTTCTTCTCCACAAGACTAAGGACATGGCTGATGGTAAGTTCCATAAACATAGTTTGGATCAGATCATGATCTTTTCGATCTGTCTTGGCTAATGTAACATTTCTTTGACAGGTCTACCGCCATCAACCTCCGGCCGCCTCCAAAAACATGCTGACGAGGATGGCTATCTCCCTGAAGGCACTCCTCTCCGGCCTCAGGAATCCTTTCGGCTGCCATGACATGCTGCAACAGCACCTCATCATCCATTTTACACGAGCAGAGTTGGATGAACTTGCATTCTTTTTACATGGAAAACTGTAGATTTTTTAGGCTCCCAAACCAATAGCATAGTGTTCAACCCCCACTTAGGCCACTATACACAGATAAGCACATTTGGGGACACATTTTAACATACATGTAATGCATCTTCAATTATTTAGAAAATAGGCTCTTGTGAGACAATGCAGAAGCATGGATTTGAAAAATGATTCGAAAAATGAGCACAACTTCGTTATAGATAATGATTCTTAGGATAAATATAGATACTTAAGACGAGTACTTTTTGATCCATCGGCCTTCCTTCGAAGGGGGCCAGCCTGTGATAAAGATTGCACTATGTTTACAATAGtatcttttattttctaaaagatgtGATTATTATTGGCCCATGGCttcttagtattttttttattttctaaaagacgAGCACTTGTCCgtcataagcataaaaatataattatgttattattatacaaaatattctaatgtcaaaaattaaaattaaataatgataaaTTAGATTTATGATGTCTCTCTTttaatataattcaaaaaaaatttatcgaTTTGTAAGtgtatcatcatatcttttataaGTTACTCATAAACTCAattgtaaaaatattttcttttaaatgTAAATTTTAAATGAATGGATTAGTAATCGATATAGTGAAACTTAAGttcttaattgatattaattatttttgaattttttttctttaactataagtattttatataataatgtatATAACTATTAGTATATTTACTATTcttatagaaaaaaatatattataatatatcataaaatatattcaataacttggtaattgagtctgaGTACACTAAGTTTAAGTTCTCAGATAAAATTTCACAATCATAAAGTTTAATAAGTAGTTATTgatgtaataatatttttattgcatAAAATCagcttttaatataataatataattcttAATATTTTTTCCTACAAATTACTTCTTTAACTAATAAATACAAAGTGAACTTTCTTTGTATATCATTATCTAGATGTTTTTTTAAGGTTATAAatagattttttatattttcatatcaaaatttatatttttttattttcacagtGAATCATTTAGGTTAATCTATATAAATCTAGATCTCCAttcagaaaaattattttcatatctaTTGATATAATTCAAGATCATAATAAGGTATTGATGTCATGATTATTCTTAATgggttcatttaaaaaaaaatcttgttaTGATCGATGACTAAAATCTTTGACAACAAGTCTAACCATTATATCATTCAATATTATCGTTTGAGTCatgtttatataatagactcggtAATTCAATGAGTTCGTAACATCATTTTGATCTattgatttcaatttttttttttttatattatactattttttagaatcatttttttaataacttaCGAAAACAACCCGGGatccttttaatttttatattttaatatgatccttatagatatattatataataataaaataattgattGGTCTATTTTCCCTTTAAGATATTCTCATATGGAtgatcctctcatgacatcgataggtgataatcctctatcgacactcaattgtcCTCATACATaatctataagtctgatatcaaagagtggagtactcatacaaaataTCCTTAGTGTCTAAGTCTAAGGATTTAATACATAATTAGTATGacggaatcactatttgacaatgaggtatcattaaccatctaacattccgtgagtggatcaatcaatgaactcattctccaataagcatatgtactatatccctagtgtcaccACACAAGTACCTATGAGACTAGCCGCTTCCATTATATGGACATGTATATAACACATtagtttgttcggttatctcgatgtccgtctcgagtaacctatgactaggattatttaaaatctgtgtttaaaggtaaatcgattacattatcatgatctcattggcATCGCACGGTGTTTGCATTGACGTCCCCTTCATTGCTAGTAACTAAGTCGACGTCGATGCAGATATAGAGTAGTATTGTTGGGCATTTGCATCGACGACCCTTTCGTCACTCGATAACTATGTCGACCCTAATACAGATGTCAAGTGACCCTTTAATCATTCGACAACTACATTGACGTCGACGTCAATGTAGTTATACAGATGTCAAGTGACCCTTTTATCACTCGATCACTCAGCAATTGCGTTGGCATCGACATAAATGCAGAACGACCATCACCTCTCGTCGTTgctcttctcatccacaacaatCATCTACGGTCATCGTCATTTGCCACCATCAATTGAAacattaattttttaatcttttatttttatatttttattaataaaattaataatattatgataaaattaataaaattaggATAATGATAGACACGTGGCGATCACACGGAGGGGAGGCCGAGTAGAGCTAATGTGTTAATTTCTATTTTATAAAGTAAGGAATGAATGatctatatataaaaaaagaatctgatggttgtttttctttttaatttgtccAAGACGATAATCTCGAGGAGGttgatctgtttttttttttttctatcttcttttttAATCGACGGAAGGGTGGCGACAGCAAAGGATCTGACGGCTTTGCTCACGTTGAACCCACTACTACTAATAAAGTATGCTCGTGATTGGAGCAAGCAAGGAGGCCCTCATGGGACCCACCCATCTGCCGTGCCGACGCGACGTACGATGAACCGGCAGTTCACCGACTTCAAACTTGGCTCCGATCGCCACGCTGGCACCGTGTAGATTTCCTCGCCCGACATTTCCATACCACTCTTTCTTCCTGGCGAGCaaaccttttcttcttcttttggttcTTATAAACGTTGTTTAATATGATTGGAGGATGCATTGCATCCACTTGCCCCGCTCTCTCGATGAAGCCGCTCGATCTCCCAGAAGACACCAAGTCTGACCAACTAACCATCGCCCGCCCCATTTGACCTCGTCTTCCTCCTGCAAGTATCCCAACTCTTCTCTTCCCAAGCTACCTCGTCCAAGAACGAGAGGCGGCAAAGATGTGGAGATCACTGtgcctcttgctctccctcttgGCCTCCGCCGCGGCCCcggccgcggaggcggcgacctgCCCCTTGGACCTGACGTACGTCTCCACCTACCCCTGGGACGACTCCTCCTGTGTCGCCGCCAACACCAACCACAGCGACTGCTGCCAAAGCCTCCTCAGCGTCTACGGCATCGGCGCCGCTCAGCGCCTTCGCGACACCGGCCTGTTCCGCCTCCCCGACGACGCCACCTCCGCCGCCTGCCTCGCCGATCTGCAAGCCAACCTCTCCGCGCCCCCCCTCTCCCTCCCCTCCTCCATCGTCTCCGCTTGCTTCCCCTCGCCTAGCTCCTTTGTCACCACCTGCGCCGGCGTGTACACCCGGGCCGACTGGACCGCCCGGCTCGGCAACGCCACCGAGCTCGACAGCGCGTGCGACGCAGACCTCACCGACCTCTCCCGCTGTAGCAACTGCCTCAACGCGGGCATGGACGTCTCCTCGCGGCTCAGCGCCGTCAACGGCAACACCTCCGACGACACGACCTGCTTCAAACTTACCATCCTGTACGCGGCCGGCGTCGTCAACCGGTACGGCCCCAAGGACCCCCGCGCCGGCTGCATGTTCGGCTTCCTACAGCCCTCCCCCTCCTCTTCCGACCACGACTCCTCCAGCTCCCACTCCGCGGCCGTCTATGCCTCCGTGTTCGCCGCGATCGCCCTCGTCCTCGCCTCCGGCTCCCTCGGGCTCTTCCTGTGGCTTGCCCGTCGTAAAAGGAAGAAGATGAGCGACTCCGCGGCCTGGGAGAGGAGCTCCAGGTTGTACCTCAGGCCCAACACCGGCTCGATCTGTTTCGACATCAAGGAGCTGGACAAGGCCACCGCCAGCTTCTCGCAGCGCAACCTCATCGGGCGCGGCGGGTTCGGCGTCGTTTACAAGGGCACGCTCTCCGACGGGAGCCTGGTCGCCGTCAAGAAGGTGCTCGAGGGGTTAGACGACAGCGACGAGGAGTtccgcaacgaggtggagatcatcAGCCACTTGCGGCACCGGAATCTGGTGCCGCTGAGGGGGTGCTGCATCACGGAAGAGGACAGCGAAGAGGGCAAGCAGAGGTACCTGGTCTACGACTACATGCCCAACGGAAACCTCAACGACCACATCTTCGGCTCGAGCATGGGCGCCAATGGCGACTCCGGGAGGAGAAGAGCGCCCCTGACATGGCCGCAGAGGAAGACCATCATACTGGACGTCGCCAAAGGGCTGGTCTACCTGCACTACGGGGTGAAGCCCGCCATCTATCACAGGGACATCAAATCCACGAACATCTTGTTGGACGGGGAGATGAGGGCGCGAGTGGCCGACTTCGGACTGGCGAGGCAGAGCAGGGAGGGGCAGTCGCACCTCACCACCCGGGTCGCCGGAACCCACGGCTACCTCGCGCCGGAGTACGCCCTCTACGGGCAGCTGACCGAGAAGAGCGACGTCTACAGCTTCGGCGTGCTGGTGCTGGAGATCATGAGCGGCCGGCGCGCCCTGGACACGTCCGTGGCGTCCAACCTGGTGCTCGTTACGGACTGGGCGTGGACGCTGATCAAGGCCGGGCGAGCGGGGGAGGTGTTGGACGCGGCGCTGACGAGggacgacggcgacggcgacggcaacTCCAACCCCAAGGGGATCATGGAGAGGTTTGTGCTGGTGGGCGTGCTCTGCGCGCACGTCATGGTGGCGCTCCGGCCGACGATAATGGAGGCGCTGAAGATGCTGGAAGGGGACATCGAGCTACCGGTGATACCAGACCGGCCGCTGCCGCTAGCCCTCGCCCATGGCTCCGTCTTCGGCGAAGGAAACACCTTCACCGCTTCACCTACTCTCAGTGGCCCTCGTCTCGACACAGGAGACATGCTCAGGTAACTCCTCCATCTCTATCGTACTCAGGATCGGAGCACACTGAAAGCCAATTCAAGGGAAGAAACGAAAGAGAAGAATGGCTTTCACTTGCAGGAGGCAGATTCCATGTAAATCCTGTCACTGAAACTTGTCTACTGTATCATCTCGAGTTTAGCATGACAGACTTTGAACTCCTCAATGTGTTTATTCATCAGTAATAGATAGAAATAAAAGCTATTCATCATTTAACACATGATTATGTTACAATATTTGTCAAAGGTAAATGGCAAAGGTAACATCTATAAATGCTCAAGTATATAAAGAGTAAGAACACCTTGAAATCGACAACATAATAACAATACAGGATTTGCTGAAAGCAATCACAATATGCAGTTCAACAATAAGACATCAGTGTTCTATATCTTTAATCTAAAAGGGGTAGTTAACTAAGAATGTATTTCTTCAACCTAATTTTAGCCTTTTAGCAGTATCAAACTAAAACTTGCAAGAACAAGCAAACAATCTTCGGAATTCTTCGTCCGCGATCATTATGAATTAATCATATCAAACATTATTGTTCAATCTATTTGGCATGGAGGAACATCATCATCAATCTTCATGCAGGTGAATGAAGTGAAAGCAATCCCACTTAACAGTACTTGTCAATTCTCTACATTATATTTCCTTGCCAACAAAATAATCTCC belongs to Musa acuminata AAA Group cultivar baxijiao chromosome BXJ3-5, Cavendish_Baxijiao_AAA, whole genome shotgun sequence and includes:
- the LOC103986383 gene encoding probable receptor-like protein kinase At1g11050, translating into MWRSLCLLLSLLASAAAPAAEAATCPLDLTYVSTYPWDDSSCVAANTNHSDCCQSLLSVYGIGAAQRLRDTGLFRLPDDATSAACLADLQANLSAPPLSLPSSIVSACFPSPSSFVTTCAGVYTRADWTARLGNATELDSACDADLTDLSRCSNCLNAGMDVSSRLSAVNGNTSDDTTCFKLTILYAAGVVNRYGPKDPRAGCMFGFLQPSPSSSDHDSSSSHSAAVYASVFAAIALVLASGSLGLFLWLARRKRKKMSDSAAWERSSRLYLRPNTGSICFDIKELDKATASFSQRNLIGRGGFGVVYKGTLSDGSLVAVKKVLEGLDDSDEEFRNEVEIISHLRHRNLVPLRGCCITEEDSEEGKQRYLVYDYMPNGNLNDHIFGSSMGANGDSGRRRAPLTWPQRKTIILDVAKGLVYLHYGVKPAIYHRDIKSTNILLDGEMRARVADFGLARQSREGQSHLTTRVAGTHGYLAPEYALYGQLTEKSDVYSFGVLVLEIMSGRRALDTSVASNLVLVTDWAWTLIKAGRAGEVLDAALTRDDGDGDGNSNPKGIMERFVLVGVLCAHVMVALRPTIMEALKMLEGDIELPVIPDRPLPLALAHGSVFGEGNTFTASPTLSGPRLDTGDMLR
- the LOC135638868 gene encoding probable magnesium transporter NIPA4, giving the protein MAPATAASGGSWVESDSGMSSDNIKGLVLALSSSFFIGASFIVKKKGLKKAAASGVRAGAGGYSYLYEPLWWAGMIAMVVGEVANFAAYAFAPAILVTPLGALSIIISAVLAHIILRERLHIFGIFGCILCVVGSTTIVLHAPQEREIESVTEVWDLATEPAFLLYATTVLVAAFMLIFHFVPRYGQTHIMVYIGVCSLVGSLSVMSVKALGIALKLTFSGMNQLVYSQTWVFMIIVIACIITQMNYLNKALDTFNTAVVSPIYYVMFTSLTILASVIMFKDWDRQDPTQIVTEMGGFITILSGTFLLHKTKDMADGLPPSTSGRLQKHADEDGYLPEGTPLRPQESFRLP